From the genome of Acidisarcina sp., one region includes:
- a CDS encoding ABC transporter substrate-binding protein: MHNRKRLAAGFALVALGPLALSLTGCKQPAPLPNTVTMLIESSPANLDPRIGTDGQSEHIDALIFDALVRRDEHFNVQPWLAERWETPNPQTYIFHLHSGVHFHDGRLLTARDVKWTLDTILHGPIITAKAGAFQNIESVEAPDATTVIVRLKKPDAALLWNLSDGAIGIVPEGSGREFGQHPVGSGPYRFVRMEQDKEVVLERSSTSWQPQPNIEHIRFAVVPDAITRALEMEKGSADVCINALTADMTNALMKRPDLVVETKPGTVLNYISFNVSDPALRDVRVRQAIAYAINRPLIIHSLWRDRARSAESLLPPDHWAWSPNLPHYDYDPQHANSILDEAGLKRGPDGVRFHLTLKTSTDETSRLLAMILQQELRQIGIELEVRSFEFASFYADITRGAFQVYTLRWQGGNEDPDIFRYAYHTASLPPHGANRGRYLNPALDQLLNDAAKVSDQNQRRRDYEQAQQILARDLPSINLWYLDTVMIHNRRLEDLQPSSSGNFDFLRTAKLRP, encoded by the coding sequence ATGCATAACCGGAAGCGGCTGGCAGCAGGCTTTGCGCTCGTTGCCCTCGGCCCGCTCGCCTTGAGCCTGACAGGCTGCAAACAACCCGCCCCGCTGCCCAACACCGTGACGATGCTGATCGAGAGCAGTCCCGCGAATCTCGATCCACGCATCGGTACCGACGGTCAATCCGAACACATCGATGCGCTGATTTTTGATGCGCTGGTTCGGCGCGATGAACACTTCAACGTCCAGCCGTGGCTGGCAGAGCGCTGGGAGACTCCCAACCCGCAGACGTACATCTTTCATCTGCATAGCGGCGTTCATTTCCACGATGGGCGTCTGCTTACGGCGCGGGATGTGAAATGGACGCTGGACACCATTCTGCATGGCCCGATCATTACCGCCAAGGCCGGCGCTTTCCAGAACATCGAGAGCGTTGAGGCTCCGGACGCAACCACCGTCATCGTGCGGCTGAAGAAGCCCGATGCAGCCCTGCTGTGGAATCTATCGGATGGCGCAATCGGCATTGTGCCCGAAGGCAGCGGGCGCGAGTTTGGCCAGCATCCGGTGGGCAGCGGTCCCTATCGTTTTGTCAGAATGGAGCAGGACAAAGAGGTCGTACTCGAGCGCAGTTCCACTTCGTGGCAGCCACAGCCGAATATCGAGCACATCCGCTTTGCCGTAGTGCCGGATGCCATTACCCGTGCGCTGGAAATGGAAAAGGGTTCCGCCGATGTCTGCATCAATGCGCTAACGGCAGACATGACCAATGCACTGATGAAACGGCCCGATCTTGTCGTGGAGACGAAGCCGGGAACGGTCCTGAATTACATCTCCTTCAATGTCAGCGATCCTGCGTTGCGCGATGTGCGCGTACGGCAGGCGATCGCGTATGCGATCAATCGCCCTCTTATCATTCACTCACTGTGGAGGGACCGTGCGCGATCAGCCGAAAGCCTGTTGCCACCCGACCATTGGGCCTGGTCGCCCAACCTTCCGCACTACGATTACGATCCGCAACATGCCAACTCTATTCTGGATGAGGCTGGCCTCAAGAGAGGGCCGGACGGAGTTCGTTTTCATCTGACGCTGAAGACCTCGACCGATGAAACTAGCCGCTTACTGGCGATGATTCTGCAACAGGAACTGCGACAGATCGGAATCGAGCTTGAAGTACGCAGCTTTGAGTTTGCCAGCTTTTATGCAGACATCACCCGAGGCGCATTCCAGGTGTATACGCTGCGCTGGCAGGGCGGCAATGAAGACCCGGATATCTTCCGCTATGCGTACCACACCGCCAGCCTTCCGCCCCACGGTGCGAATCGCGGCCGCTATCTGAATCCCGCACTCGACCAGTTGTTGAACGATGCGGCCAAAGTCAGTGACCAGAACCAGCGCCGCAGGGATTACGAGCAGGCCCAGCAGATCCTTGCCAGGGATCTCCCATCGATCAACCTCTGGTATCTGGACACCGTGATGATTCACAATCGAAGGCTGGAAGATCTGCAACCCTCCAGCTCCGGCAACTTTGACTTCCTAAGAACTGCAAAGCTTCGTCCATAA
- a CDS encoding choice-of-anchor D domain-containing protein — MRNNPLSRVKIGSMARLLPAVLILAATPAVKAATAPIVFSGLESSPFGGTFQSATSAATDATGNLYVSEPNQNRVSMVAPDGTRTVLSISGLSAPVGLAVDSGNNLWVANSGANNVIRHPLGGGGDATLSGFSTPYNLAADAAGNVYVSNAATNTVSKISGGVVTPLVSGGLGGIRGLAVDSADNLYIGISGSGQVVDVSATTGTVKGTITPSSSCQVFDLSVNPTGDLFVACGNKSVIYRVPNEAGILTVADQSVVASSAIPGSAGVHGLAFGGGTLYATSGQSIVDKIQLDSVNLGSFAISSPTSTLAATATLNFSAITTSSIGSVVAFSEGIAQSNPAGPADYRISSTGTTCPVNGGSLGAGSTCTVTITYYPNGVGVRHGGVLFSDSGNQQLFNLPLFGIGLGSRVAYGPSIINAFDPTVAGQSLNGPVAIQVDGAGNRVVVDILNNRVVKFDQQLTTGSVVGTGLTLPNGVAIDGSGNVYIADSAAGILMVPNENGTLNSAHQSVVTTDVSLPSGMRFDRAGNLYVADAFNNRVIKIPFEDGKVNGLHQTTVGSGFVQPNGVAIDPSGTVYVADTGNNRVVRVAPNGAQSTVSIDIGQINNLALEAPGDVTLDAAGDLYISDTNNYRIIYVSADGLVQAVVPGAQTPSQPGYGAFGGIWIDPIGWLYIPDFLANRIEEVQNFPFPLNFPLTPIGATSQPQVIQTSNIGNTPLSIKKLSFPKDFQQQSVGSAPVPDCSGTSTLASGTSCLIGVVFQPSKSGTFQENLNVVNDDLNTPPPYNTDVFPLSGTAQSILSVTPLSLTFAVTPDGSVSAAQTLTITNLTKSSTSLTFSFTGSNPSDFGISSQTCGSTLAGKTSCTVSVVFKPVLPENGARSAQLLIASGVAGGSVTVALNGTATIPALVASPNSLTFPPTPEFTQSQMAFTLTNLTFVPVYLRFSTTLNPVAFTPLPSPGCNGLIAANSSCTVGVIFRPTVYDPINPANNLLTDVLTVLGSTDGINYNFSTTVSLAGVVTAPPAGVVAALGKVLPNARVTLSPSNVSFGQQSLFTAASTTLNVTNHTGLASYLSLTVPTGYAANSSCPAVLKSGTSCQVTLSFRPDTAGSHDGYLTTTLIPVNGSASHSSRVSVSGTGK; from the coding sequence ATGCGTAACAACCCTCTGTCTCGCGTCAAAATCGGATCCATGGCGCGGCTTCTGCCAGCCGTCCTAATATTAGCCGCGACGCCTGCAGTGAAGGCGGCAACGGCCCCTATCGTCTTTTCGGGCTTGGAGTCTTCACCGTTTGGCGGAACCTTTCAATCGGCAACGAGCGCCGCGACAGATGCCACGGGCAATCTATACGTTTCCGAGCCTAACCAGAACCGGGTCAGCATGGTCGCGCCCGACGGAACTCGCACAGTTTTGTCGATTAGCGGCCTCAGTGCTCCCGTTGGCCTCGCTGTCGATTCCGGAAACAATCTATGGGTAGCAAATTCGGGAGCCAACAATGTAATTCGCCATCCGTTGGGTGGCGGTGGCGATGCGACTCTCAGTGGTTTTAGCACGCCCTACAACCTGGCGGCGGATGCTGCCGGCAACGTCTATGTCTCCAATGCGGCAACCAATACCGTTTCCAAAATCAGCGGTGGCGTCGTCACGCCGCTGGTATCGGGTGGCCTGGGTGGTATTCGCGGGCTCGCCGTGGATTCGGCGGACAATCTTTATATAGGTATCAGCGGCTCGGGACAGGTAGTGGATGTTTCCGCAACCACGGGTACCGTCAAGGGCACAATCACTCCCTCGTCCTCGTGCCAGGTCTTCGATCTCTCGGTGAATCCAACCGGGGATCTCTTCGTAGCCTGCGGCAACAAGTCGGTTATCTATCGCGTCCCGAATGAAGCCGGAATCCTGACAGTGGCCGATCAATCGGTCGTTGCCAGCAGTGCTATTCCGGGCAGCGCCGGAGTTCACGGACTGGCCTTCGGTGGTGGCACTCTCTATGCCACCAGCGGCCAGTCAATCGTGGATAAGATTCAACTCGACTCCGTCAATCTTGGCTCTTTCGCAATCAGTTCTCCCACCTCTACGCTGGCCGCGACTGCAACGCTGAATTTCTCAGCGATTACCACGTCATCGATCGGGAGTGTGGTTGCATTTTCTGAAGGCATAGCGCAGTCCAACCCGGCTGGGCCAGCCGATTACCGAATCTCCAGCACCGGAACCACCTGCCCGGTCAATGGCGGAAGCCTGGGCGCCGGCAGCACCTGCACCGTGACAATCACTTACTATCCAAACGGAGTTGGCGTTCGCCATGGCGGTGTGCTCTTCTCCGACTCTGGCAATCAGCAGCTCTTTAACCTTCCACTCTTCGGAATCGGCCTCGGCAGCAGGGTTGCATATGGGCCGAGTATCATCAATGCCTTTGATCCTACGGTCGCCGGGCAATCCCTCAACGGGCCGGTAGCTATCCAGGTAGATGGGGCGGGGAACCGCGTCGTCGTTGATATCCTGAACAACCGCGTTGTGAAGTTCGATCAGCAACTCACGACGGGTTCTGTCGTCGGAACGGGCCTCACGCTTCCTAATGGCGTCGCAATCGACGGGAGCGGAAATGTGTATATCGCAGATAGTGCTGCGGGCATCCTGATGGTTCCCAATGAAAATGGAACCCTCAATTCCGCCCATCAATCTGTCGTGACCACCGATGTGTCTCTGCCCTCAGGAATGCGTTTCGACCGCGCTGGAAATCTGTATGTCGCGGATGCCTTCAATAACCGGGTCATTAAGATTCCATTTGAAGATGGCAAGGTAAATGGGCTTCATCAGACGACGGTCGGCTCTGGATTCGTCCAGCCCAACGGTGTTGCGATCGATCCCTCCGGAACTGTGTACGTTGCCGATACAGGCAACAATCGAGTGGTGCGGGTTGCTCCCAATGGGGCCCAATCGACTGTGTCCATCGACATCGGTCAGATCAATAACCTGGCCCTGGAAGCGCCCGGCGATGTGACTCTGGACGCGGCAGGCGATCTATATATCTCTGACACCAACAACTACCGCATCATCTATGTCTCAGCCGATGGACTGGTTCAGGCCGTGGTGCCAGGTGCACAAACGCCTTCTCAACCGGGCTATGGCGCTTTCGGCGGCATCTGGATCGACCCAATTGGTTGGCTCTACATCCCGGACTTTCTGGCAAACCGGATCGAAGAGGTCCAGAATTTCCCATTCCCGCTCAACTTCCCGCTGACGCCGATTGGCGCCACCAGCCAGCCCCAGGTTATCCAGACCAGCAACATTGGAAACACCCCGCTGAGCATCAAGAAACTGAGCTTCCCGAAGGACTTTCAGCAGCAGTCCGTGGGCTCTGCGCCGGTTCCGGATTGCTCGGGCACTTCCACACTGGCTAGCGGTACAAGCTGCCTGATTGGTGTCGTCTTCCAGCCATCCAAGTCGGGGACATTCCAGGAAAATCTGAATGTCGTGAATGATGATCTCAACACCCCGCCGCCGTATAACACGGACGTCTTCCCGCTATCCGGGACCGCGCAGAGCATCCTGAGCGTGACTCCGCTGTCGCTCACATTTGCCGTAACACCGGATGGATCGGTTTCAGCGGCTCAGACATTAACCATCACAAACCTGACCAAGAGCTCCACTAGCCTGACCTTCAGTTTCACGGGATCGAATCCCAGCGACTTCGGGATTTCCTCCCAGACTTGCGGATCCACCTTGGCTGGCAAGACAAGCTGCACGGTCTCCGTGGTCTTTAAGCCGGTGCTGCCGGAGAATGGAGCTCGCTCCGCACAACTCCTGATTGCCAGCGGTGTTGCTGGCGGATCTGTCACAGTGGCTCTCAATGGCACGGCTACGATTCCTGCGCTTGTTGCGAGTCCAAACTCTTTAACCTTCCCGCCAACTCCGGAGTTTACGCAGTCGCAGATGGCGTTTACTCTGACGAACCTTACCTTTGTTCCGGTCTATCTCCGGTTCAGCACAACCTTGAACCCGGTTGCCTTCACTCCGCTTCCGAGTCCTGGCTGCAACGGTTTGATCGCAGCGAATTCATCGTGCACTGTAGGCGTTATCTTCCGCCCGACGGTATACGATCCAATCAATCCTGCTAACAATCTGCTGACCGATGTTTTGACTGTCTTAGGCAGTACGGATGGTATCAACTACAACTTCTCAACAACGGTGTCATTGGCTGGGGTTGTCACAGCGCCTCCGGCCGGCGTTGTTGCAGCACTCGGAAAGGTTCTGCCAAATGCACGAGTAACGCTCAGCCCATCGAACGTCAGCTTTGGGCAGCAGTCCCTCTTCACCGCAGCTTCCACAACCCTCAATGTAACGAACCACACTGGGCTGGCCAGCTACCTGTCTCTTACCGTTCCAACAGGTTACGCAGCCAACTCTTCGTGCCCGGCAGTCCTCAAGTCGGGAACATCCTGCCAGGTCACGTTGTCCTTCCGTCCGGATACGGCCGGATCGCACGACGGTTACCTGACCACAACCCTGATTCCGGTCAATGGTAGTGCAAGCCATTCTTCCCGGGTCAGCGTATCAGGCACAGGAAAGTAG
- a CDS encoding carboxypeptidase regulatory-like domain-containing protein has product MFFLRVLRYFALLVFLLPFGVLSATAQENVSLRGMVTDPSGAVIPGATVTLTSASAAKYTATSGADGAYQIRGVPAGVYQLGASAGGFAAYLRPGVQISAGASRSLDIKLQIELQQQQVEVTDNGATLDTSSESNASSLVVRGKDLDALSDDPDELSNELQALAGPSAGPNGGQIYVDGFTGGDVPPKSSIREIRVNQNPFSAQYDSLGYGRIEILTKPGTDKFHGQVNVNGNDSSFNTAWSPVTQTATTQPPQPSYHSSMVMANLGGPINKNASFALSFNRRSIADNSLVNATILDSNLQPVSFVSFLGNPRTRLEISPRIDYQLAANNTLTARYEYESSSEDNSGVGGFSLPSVGYNSSQTQHNIQVSDTQIFGARVVNETRFQWVRRVNAQTPQSTAVTVSVAGSFNSGGSSAGKQNDIQNHYEFQNYTSLALGNHSVKFGARLRDRSDDNTSYQGFNGTYIFTSLSAYQKTVQGQQQGLSPAQIRAMGGGASQYTSVTGNPTAKANVFDAGLYAEDDWKVRQSVTLSYGLRFESQNEIHDHADFGPRVGVAWGIGKSKTGAPKAIVRGGFGLFYDRFALSNILQAQRQNGINQQIISIADPDTYSSGSTGSAAVSVTPSATNSSGSVPGRYQIDPNMHASYTMQTGLSLEKQLHKSATVSVTYLNARGEDGYLTRNINAPLPGTYNSQDPTSGVRPNGTLENIYQYGSQGRFNQNQLIANVNLRPSKSFSLFGFYAFSHASADSNGSNSQPSQPYNIHADYGRAAYDVHHRLFLGGSATLPYQFVLSPFIVASSGSPFNITTGTDLNGDFQYNDRPAFATDLTRASVVRTKYGAFDTDPIAGQTIIPVNYKEGPARFTANLRVAKNFGFGPKVEGRGGSSGGPGGPGGPGGPHGGGPGGGGGFGGPRGGFGGSSSSNRYNLSFSVQALNIFNMVNLANPTGVLTSRTFGESNALAGQIFSSSSAVRRIFLQTTFSF; this is encoded by the coding sequence ATGTTTTTTTTAAGAGTATTGAGGTATTTCGCACTTCTTGTCTTTCTGTTGCCCTTCGGTGTTCTCTCCGCCACAGCCCAGGAGAACGTTAGTTTGCGCGGCATGGTTACGGACCCCTCCGGAGCAGTGATTCCCGGTGCCACCGTTACCCTGACCTCTGCCTCCGCAGCGAAGTACACCGCGACTTCGGGTGCTGACGGCGCCTATCAGATTCGTGGAGTTCCGGCCGGGGTCTACCAACTCGGTGCATCCGCCGGCGGTTTTGCGGCCTACCTGCGACCGGGCGTGCAAATTTCCGCGGGAGCATCCCGTAGCCTGGACATCAAACTGCAGATTGAGTTGCAGCAACAGCAGGTCGAGGTTACCGACAACGGCGCGACACTCGATACCAGTTCGGAAAGTAATGCCAGCTCTCTCGTCGTCCGGGGCAAAGACCTGGATGCGCTCTCCGATGATCCCGATGAGCTATCGAATGAGCTGCAGGCGTTGGCGGGACCCTCGGCAGGCCCCAACGGAGGCCAGATTTACGTGGATGGATTTACCGGTGGCGACGTTCCTCCGAAATCCTCCATCCGCGAGATTCGCGTGAATCAGAACCCGTTCTCTGCGCAGTACGATTCGTTGGGATACGGGCGTATCGAGATCCTTACCAAACCTGGAACCGACAAGTTCCACGGGCAAGTAAACGTGAATGGGAATGACTCGTCATTCAATACGGCGTGGAGCCCGGTAACCCAAACCGCTACCACCCAGCCACCACAGCCCTCCTATCACTCCTCCATGGTGATGGCGAATCTAGGTGGGCCCATAAATAAGAATGCATCGTTTGCGCTCTCCTTCAATCGGCGGAGCATCGCCGACAATAGTCTGGTCAACGCCACCATCCTCGACAGCAATCTTCAGCCTGTCTCCTTCGTGAGCTTTTTGGGGAATCCCCGGACCCGGCTGGAGATCTCTCCGCGCATTGATTACCAGCTTGCCGCCAACAACACGCTCACGGCACGCTACGAGTACGAGTCCAGCTCCGAAGACAACAGCGGAGTGGGAGGATTCAGCCTGCCCTCTGTCGGCTACAACTCGAGTCAAACGCAGCACAACATTCAGGTAAGCGACACGCAGATTTTTGGAGCCCGGGTTGTCAACGAAACACGCTTCCAGTGGGTGCGCAGGGTGAATGCCCAGACTCCGCAATCCACCGCAGTGACGGTGTCGGTTGCAGGCTCCTTCAACAGCGGCGGCAGTTCGGCAGGCAAGCAGAACGACATACAGAATCATTACGAATTTCAGAACTATACATCTCTGGCGCTGGGCAACCACTCCGTGAAGTTTGGCGCGCGCCTGCGGGACAGGAGCGACGACAACACTTCCTACCAGGGCTTCAATGGAACTTACATCTTCACCTCCCTTTCCGCCTATCAGAAGACTGTGCAGGGGCAGCAGCAGGGGTTGTCGCCGGCGCAGATCCGCGCCATGGGAGGCGGAGCGTCGCAGTACACCAGCGTGACCGGAAATCCCACGGCAAAAGCAAATGTCTTCGATGCCGGCCTGTACGCGGAAGACGATTGGAAGGTGCGTCAAAGTGTGACGCTGAGCTATGGGCTCCGATTCGAATCCCAGAATGAGATTCATGACCACGCCGATTTTGGGCCGCGGGTCGGAGTTGCCTGGGGCATTGGCAAGAGTAAGACCGGTGCGCCGAAAGCAATTGTTCGTGGCGGTTTCGGGCTCTTCTACGACCGCTTTGCGTTATCCAACATCCTGCAGGCGCAGCGGCAAAACGGGATCAACCAGCAGATCATCAGCATTGCCGATCCAGACACGTATTCCTCCGGGTCGACGGGGAGTGCCGCAGTTTCTGTCACACCGTCTGCGACGAATTCCTCCGGTTCGGTTCCGGGCCGCTATCAGATCGATCCCAATATGCATGCTTCCTACACAATGCAGACCGGGCTCTCCCTGGAAAAGCAGTTGCATAAAAGTGCAACTGTATCGGTTACATACCTCAATGCCAGGGGAGAGGATGGCTACCTGACGCGCAACATCAATGCGCCGCTGCCAGGCACCTATAATTCGCAGGATCCCACCAGCGGGGTTCGTCCGAATGGTACGCTGGAGAACATTTATCAGTATGGATCGCAAGGCAGATTCAATCAGAATCAGTTGATTGCCAACGTGAACCTGCGGCCCTCAAAGAGCTTTTCTCTCTTTGGCTTCTATGCGTTCAGCCATGCCAGCGCGGATAGCAACGGCAGCAACTCCCAGCCTTCGCAGCCCTACAATATTCATGCTGATTATGGCCGTGCCGCTTACGACGTGCACCATCGCCTTTTTCTTGGCGGGAGCGCGACTCTGCCTTACCAGTTTGTGCTGAGTCCATTTATCGTGGCGAGTTCCGGGTCACCCTTCAACATCACGACCGGGACCGACCTCAACGGAGACTTTCAGTACAACGATCGTCCCGCCTTCGCGACCGATCTCACTCGCGCCAGTGTGGTGCGGACAAAGTATGGAGCTTTTGATACTGATCCGATCGCGGGACAAACAATCATTCCTGTGAACTACAAAGAGGGCCCGGCACGCTTTACCGCGAATCTTCGTGTCGCCAAGAATTTTGGCTTTGGTCCGAAGGTGGAGGGACGGGGAGGGTCCTCGGGAGGCCCCGGTGGCCCTGGTGGTCCTGGTGGACCTCACGGCGGAGGTCCAGGTGGGGGCGGAGGCTTCGGTGGGCCTCGGGGTGGCTTCGGCGGAAGTTCCTCTTCGAATCGCTACAACCTGTCGTTTAGTGTGCAGGCGCTCAATATTTTCAACATGGTGAATCTTGCCAACCCAACGGGCGTTCTCACTTCGCGTACTTTTGGCGAATCCAACGCCCTGGCAGGCCAGATCTTCTCCTCGTCGAGTGCTGTTCGAAGGATCTTCCTGCAAACAACATTCAGTTTCTAG
- a CDS encoding anhydro-N-acetylmuramic acid kinase: MRRTQAESADKPMIVAGVMSGTSADGVDVALVRIRPKGAGPDLELDLKLIAHVSFPFSTALRRSVLDAMDARSTTTAELARLNWRLGITYAEAVRSTLAEHPVKLQLIGCHGQTVYHQAKPERYAGRTFACTWQIGEMALLAREMRVPVVSNFRPADMAAGGQGAPLVPLLDYVLFRDAKRGRVLQNLGGIGNLTAVPRSAGISQVLAFDTGPANMVIDAVTQLLFQQSFDRGGHIAARGRVLEEVLTPLLRQPFFSAAPPKTAGREEFGSEYARKFAALCSRASTQPEDAVATATALTARSIGLAYERFVQPLMQGAAVDYVLSGGGSQNATLVEMLRATLEPLHCRIMTSDDLGLPSQAKEATAFALLAWQTWHHRPGNVPSATGATEAALLGQITYA; encoded by the coding sequence ATGAGGCGCACGCAAGCAGAATCTGCAGACAAGCCGATGATCGTTGCCGGCGTGATGAGCGGCACTTCGGCAGACGGGGTCGATGTTGCGCTCGTCCGTATCCGGCCGAAGGGTGCAGGCCCAGACCTTGAGCTGGACCTGAAGCTCATCGCGCACGTATCGTTTCCCTTTTCCACCGCTCTTCGCCGCAGCGTGCTGGACGCCATGGATGCTCGTTCGACCACAACCGCCGAGCTGGCGCGGCTCAACTGGCGGCTCGGCATCACCTATGCGGAGGCGGTTCGAAGCACGCTGGCAGAGCACCCTGTAAAGCTGCAACTCATCGGGTGCCATGGGCAAACGGTCTATCACCAGGCCAAACCCGAACGCTATGCCGGGCGAACCTTCGCCTGCACCTGGCAGATTGGAGAGATGGCACTGCTGGCGCGAGAGATGCGGGTTCCTGTCGTCTCGAATTTTCGCCCGGCGGATATGGCGGCGGGAGGACAGGGCGCTCCGTTGGTTCCGCTGCTGGACTACGTTCTCTTCCGCGATGCAAAACGAGGCCGCGTACTGCAGAATCTGGGCGGAATTGGCAACCTTACTGCAGTGCCCCGCTCTGCCGGGATTTCTCAGGTGCTCGCCTTTGATACGGGTCCGGCGAACATGGTCATCGATGCGGTAACGCAGCTTCTCTTTCAGCAGTCCTTCGATCGCGGCGGACACATCGCGGCCCGGGGGCGTGTGCTGGAGGAGGTTCTTACTCCATTGCTGCGCCAGCCATTCTTTTCCGCCGCTCCGCCGAAGACCGCAGGACGCGAGGAGTTTGGCTCAGAGTACGCCAGAAAATTTGCTGCGCTCTGTTCTCGCGCCAGCACGCAGCCGGAAGACGCGGTTGCCACGGCTACTGCGCTCACCGCCCGCAGCATCGGGCTGGCCTATGAGAGATTTGTCCAGCCGCTTATGCAGGGAGCAGCGGTAGACTATGTGCTCTCCGGTGGAGGCTCGCAGAATGCGACGCTGGTGGAGATGCTCCGCGCAACACTGGAGCCGCTTCACTGCCGGATCATGACCAGCGACGATCTCGGACTGCCCTCTCAAGCGAAGGAGGCAACCGCGTTCGCACTGCTTGCGTGGCAGACATGGCATCACAGGCCGGGCAACGTTCCATCGGCCACGGGAGCCACTGAAGCTGCTTTGCTGGGGCAGATCACCTATGCATAA
- the nagZ gene encoding beta-N-acetylhexosaminidase: protein MAARTLRQLVGELLIVGVEGTQLTPVERAWIKLLQPGGVILFRRNIEDVSQTRDLLASVSELSSASAIRCVDVEGGLVDRLRDVIAPMPSASAVAATGSKVMAERHGELIGREVRALGFNTTLAPVLDLALPASAAVMQTRTTSPDPAEVATYAAAFLKGLRKSGAIGCGKHFPGLGGGTLDSHQATPSILRSWDELWSEDMLPYRELASALPMVMVSHASYPATKGAPVPASVSKYWITDILRKKIGYRGLILSDDMEMGGILSHASIEEAAVSAVLAGTDRIEICHSPALILRAFESLLTEAERSAAFRRRISNTASRLARWKRKFVAKVAPQLNVARMERLRQETKRFTAEVEEAGARRQG, encoded by the coding sequence ATGGCGGCCAGGACTCTGCGGCAACTGGTGGGAGAACTTCTGATTGTTGGCGTTGAGGGCACACAGCTAACCCCGGTGGAACGCGCCTGGATCAAGCTTCTGCAGCCCGGCGGAGTCATCCTCTTTCGCAGAAACATCGAGGATGTTTCTCAGACACGAGATTTGCTGGCGTCGGTGTCTGAGTTGTCCTCAGCCTCCGCCATTCGCTGCGTCGATGTCGAGGGAGGGCTGGTGGATCGCCTGCGGGATGTGATCGCGCCGATGCCGTCGGCCTCAGCCGTTGCGGCCACCGGGTCCAAGGTTATGGCGGAGCGTCACGGCGAGCTGATTGGCCGCGAGGTCCGCGCATTGGGCTTCAATACAACACTCGCTCCAGTCCTAGACCTGGCATTGCCGGCATCCGCTGCGGTCATGCAAACGAGAACCACGTCACCTGATCCCGCAGAGGTTGCCACGTATGCGGCGGCGTTTCTCAAGGGGCTCAGGAAGTCAGGCGCCATCGGATGCGGCAAGCACTTCCCGGGGCTGGGCGGCGGCACGCTGGATTCCCACCAGGCAACGCCCAGCATCCTGCGAAGCTGGGACGAGTTATGGTCCGAGGACATGCTTCCCTATCGCGAGCTCGCGAGTGCTCTGCCGATGGTGATGGTCTCCCATGCGAGCTATCCTGCGACGAAGGGCGCTCCCGTACCTGCTTCGGTGTCGAAATACTGGATCACGGATATACTTCGGAAAAAGATTGGCTACCGGGGATTGATTCTCTCGGACGACATGGAGATGGGCGGGATACTCAGCCACGCCTCGATAGAAGAGGCAGCCGTCTCCGCCGTGCTGGCAGGGACCGATCGCATTGAGATATGCCACAGTCCAGCGCTCATCCTTCGCGCCTTTGAATCGTTGCTCACGGAGGCAGAGCGATCCGCGGCATTTCGTCGGCGCATATCGAACACAGCGAGCAGGCTCGCCCGGTGGAAGCGTAAATTCGTAGCAAAGGTTGCACCACAACTGAACGTCGCACGCATGGAGCGCCTGCGCCAGGAGACGAAACGTTTTACGGCGGAAGTGGAGGAAGCAGGCGCACGGAGGCAGGGATGA